The following coding sequences lie in one Heyndrickxia oleronia genomic window:
- the rsbW gene encoding anti-sigma B factor RsbW, with translation MVEAFDCIEMKIPAKPEYIGVIRLTISGIASRMGFAYEMIEDLKIATSEAITNAVQHAYKGNPSKEIIIGFSVYEDKLEIKVADQGKSFDVGKTKEKTGPYLESETVEFMREGGLGLYLIESLMDEVKIHYKEGVTVIMTKYLEGEQVETDAQIVST, from the coding sequence ATGGTGGAGGCATTCGATTGCATCGAAATGAAAATTCCTGCAAAACCTGAATATATAGGTGTTATTCGATTAACAATTTCAGGTATTGCTAGTCGTATGGGTTTTGCTTATGAGATGATCGAAGACTTAAAGATTGCAACTAGTGAAGCAATTACAAACGCAGTTCAACATGCATATAAAGGGAATCCAAGTAAAGAAATTATTATAGGTTTTAGTGTGTATGAAGACAAATTAGAAATTAAAGTTGCTGATCAAGGAAAAAGCTTCGATGTAGGAAAGACAAAGGAAAAGACCGGACCATATTTAGAAAGTGAAACCGTGGAGTTTATGCGTGAAGGAGGTCTTGGTCTTTATCTAATTGAAAGTCTTATGGATGAAGTGAAAATTCACTATAAGGAAGGGGTAACGGTCATAATGACCAAATACCTCGAGGGAGAGCAGGTGGAGACTGATGCCCAAATTGTCTCAACCTAG
- a CDS encoding anti-sigma factor antagonist, with the protein MNISIDIQEIDNHVFAKINGEIDAYTAPKLREALIPFNDKHGIEMSIDLSGVSYMDSTGLGVFVGLFKGLRTNEGKLSLNGLTSRIERLFDITGLSKIMDINTEVEGGV; encoded by the coding sequence ATGAATATTTCCATCGATATACAAGAAATAGATAACCACGTTTTTGCGAAAATTAATGGTGAAATCGATGCGTATACTGCGCCAAAGCTTAGAGAAGCACTTATACCGTTTAACGATAAACATGGAATCGAAATGTCGATAGATTTATCGGGAGTTTCCTATATGGATAGTACAGGCCTGGGTGTCTTTGTTGGCTTGTTTAAAGGTCTCCGAACGAATGAAGGCAAACTAAGTTTAAATGGATTAACAAGCAGGATCGAACGATTATTTGATATTACTGGTTTATCAAAGATTATGGATATTAATACCGAGGTAGAAGGTGGCGTTTAA